Proteins found in one Magnolia sinica isolate HGM2019 chromosome 5, MsV1, whole genome shotgun sequence genomic segment:
- the LOC131246317 gene encoding uncharacterized protein LOC131246317, producing the protein MFGSYKIVRESMEVAEDSHRPFPLMESHSKSRTGRHSLLYAWGVSLLAIAHKAYIMVEELHGPFGSLAQRLASLASPIVHTMQYQWLEILSFVDDQILAIEDMLKSLFPPSAYVFDRIDMITDICWILAGKLDHIMDDYQMVTIDQVTFLNWVATHLNIGLNFLISTMMEWDDGRMEEERDIFMDINCDEHSSETPREDPKGAKQVLTHNSMEKTPIFDKPQHPEPKVETTEKPCNDDNIEKPSIIDDIKHNENKAVMMKKPGINDYDYMEKPPNFNYTKYDVAKKVTIFDDTKHAKTNVGMPNKAHIFNGIARGHVDRARREILGALEKIATKESSIRSQAIRTVPIHKAPLQVQTQQAAMVPIHEAPLQVQTQQAAMVPIHEAPLQVQTQQAAMVPIHEAPLQVQTQQAATVPIHEAPPQVQTQQAAINDDMILELFDAGWHSQRGSKRGA; encoded by the coding sequence GAATCTCATTCAAAATCAAGAACCGGTAGACACAGTCTCCTCTATGCATGGGGAGTTTCCCTCTTAGCCATAGCCCACAAAGCTTACATAATGGTAGAAGAGCTACATGGCCCCTTTGGCTCCCTAGCACAGCGACTGGCTTCACTTGCCAGCCCGATTGTCCACACCATGCAATATCAATGGCTAGAAATCCTTTCCTTCGTAGATGAccaaatcctagccattgaagaCATGCTCAAGAGCCTCTTCCCACCTTCAGCCTACGTTTTTGACAGGATCGATATGATCACCGACATCTGCTGGATCCTTGCAGGAAAACTTGATCACATCATGGACGATTATCAGATGGTGACGATTGACCAAGTGACATTCCTCAATTGGGTTGCAACCCATTTGAACATAGGACTGAATTTCTTGATCTCCACAATGATGGAATGGGATGATGGCCGGATGGAGGAGGAAAGAGATATCTTCATGGACATCAATTGCGATGAGCATTCTAGTGAAACACCACGGGAGGATCCAAAAGGAGCCAAACAAGTCCTAACACATAATTCAATGGAGAAGACACCCATTTTCGACAAACCTCAACATCCAGAACCCAAAGTGGAAACCACAGAGAAACCATGCAATGATGACAACATAGAGAAACCGTCCATCATCGATGATATTAAACATAATGAAAACAAGGCGGTGATGATGAAGAAACCGGGCATCAATGATTATGATTACATGGAGAAGCCACCTAACTTCAATTATACTAAATATGACGTGGCAAAGAAGGTGACCATTTTCGACGATACTAAGCATGCTAAGACCAATGTGGGGATGCCTAATAAGGCCCACATTTTCAACGGCATTGCTAGAGGTCATGTAGATAGGGCGCGTAGGGAGATCTTGGGTGCTCTGGAGAAGATTGCGACAAAGGAGAGTAGCATTAGGAGCCAAGCCATTCGCACGGTTCCCATACACAAAGCTCCCCTACAAGTGCAGACACAGCAAGCGGCCATGGTTCCCATACATGAAGCACCCCTACAAGTGCAGACACAGCAAGCGGCCATGGTTCCCATACATGAAGCACCCCTACAAGTGCAGACACAGCAAGCGGCCATGGTTCCCATACATGAAGCACCCCTACAAGTGCAGACACAGCAAGCGGCCACAGTTCCCATACATGAAGCACCCCCACAAGTGCAGACACAGCAGGCGGCCATAAATGACGACATGATTCTGGAGCTTTTTGATGCTGGGTGGCACTCACAAAGGGGAAGTAAAAGAGGTGCATAG